The following nucleotide sequence is from Pseudobutyrivibrio ruminis HUN009.
TGAAAAAGGTACTGCGAATAGGAATAGCGGTAATCTGTATGGTTTCTCTTGTAGTGGGATACTATGCTTATTTGTCACGCCGCAATGATTCTGTTTCCGCAGATGATAGTGTTGAGCTGTCAGAGGTACAGGCAATTATTTCAAAGGATTTTGATAAGAATTACCCTGCTACACCTCGTGCAGTGGTTAAATGGTACAATAGAATAATTACAGCCTACTATGCAGAAGAGTTTACTCAAGAAGAGCTTGAACAGATGGCGGATCAGGCTAGAAAGCTTATGGATGATGAGTTGTTACAATACAATCCAAAAGATACCTACATTGCGTCATTAAATCTTGAAATAGAGGATTATCATAATCGTCAAAGAGTTATCGTATCGAGCTCTGTTAGTGAGTCAGGTGAAGTTCAGTATAAAAAGATAAATGGCTATGAGTGTGCTTTTGTTTCAGCGTATTATTTTGTACGCGAGGGAAGTTCGTATACTCGTACATACGAAGATTTCTGCCTGAGAAAAGATTCAGATGGTAATTGGAAGATTCTTACATGGAGGCTGTCCACAGAGGACGAAATAAATGGATACTAAAGAAATAAAAATTCTTGCAATAGAAAGCTCTTGCGATGAAACAGCAGCAGCTGTTGTTGTTAACGGAAGAGATGTTAGAAGTAATATCATATCTACTCAGATACCACTTCATACACTTTATGGAGGGGTAGTTCCTGAGATTGCATCCCGCAAACACATAGAAAGAATTAATCAGGTAATTGAGCAGGCATTAGAAGAAGCTGATATGGGCTTGGAAGATATGGACGCAATTGCTGTCACATATGGTCCAGGCTTAGTTGGTGCGTTACTTGTTGGCGTTGCAGAGGCTAAAGCAATAGCGTTTGCTACAGGCAAGCCTTTAATTGGCGTTCATCATATCGAGGGCCACATTAGCGCCAATTACATCGAAAATAAGGAACTCAAGCCACCATTTTTATGCTTAGTGGTTTCTGGGGGTCATACCCACCTTGTTCGAGTAGAGGATTATGGTAAATACGAAATACTTGGACGTACCAGGGATGATGCTGCAGGCGAGGCGTTTGATAAAGTAGCTCGAGCTATCGGACTGGGCTATCCAGGTGGCCCTAAAATCGAAAAAGCGGCTCATGAAGGAAATCCTCATGCAATTACATTTACACGCCCAAAAGTATCGGATGGAGTCTATGACTTCTCGTTCAGTGGACTTAAATCTCAGGTACTTAACTATATAAATGGCGCTCAGATGAAGGGTGAGACAGTTAACGATAAAGATATTGCAGCGTCCTTCCAGCAGACGGTTATTGATACGTTATGCGAACATGCCGCCATGGCTATTGATGAATTTGGCATGGATAAGTTTGCTATAGCTGGAGGCGTAGCATCCAACCAGACACTTAGAGCAGCCATGGAAGAGATGTGTAAAAGTAAGGGCGTAGAATTCTATCATCCATCACCAATTCTTTGTACAGATAATGCGGCAATGATTGGTGCTGCTGGATATTATGAATATTTGGCAGGCAGAAGGGATAGTTGGGATTTAAATGCTATCCCAAATCTTAAACTGGGAGAAAGATAACAATGAATAAATTTACAGCGATTGTACTTGCAGCAGGTAGTGGTAAAAGAATGGAACAGGAAGTTCCTAAGCAGTATATGAATATAGGTGGAGCCCCACTTATGTCTCATTGTCTTCGTACATTCCAGAAAAGCAAGGTTACTCAAATTGTACTTGTAGTGGCACCAGGTGATGTAGAAAAGTGCCGTAAAGAAATAATTGAAAGATATCACATAGATAAGTGCATTGCTATCGTTGAAGGTGGAGAGGAGCGTTACGATTCCGTATACGCAGGTCTCAAAGCTATCAATGATGGTTATGTTTTGATTCATGATTGTGCAAGAGCATTTGTTACAGAGGATATAATCCACCGCTGTATGTCGGCTGTTGCTTTATATGAGTCATGTGTTGTAGGTATGCCTACAAAAGATACAATCAAGATTACAGATACACATAGAAAAGTATTAGATACACCTGATAGAAGCACTGTATGGACCGTTCAGACACCACAGTGTTTTGAATACAACCTTATTAGAGGCGCATACGATAAAATTATGCCTAATGCAGACCCATCAATCACTGATGATGCTATGATGGTAGAGATGGCAACTGACCATGATGTACACATGATTCAGGGGTCATATATGAACATAAAAGTGACTACTCCAGAGGATGCAACCTTCGGAGAAGCAATACTTAGAAACCACCATTAAAAACATACAGAAAAGTACGATAAAATGCGGCGTTGTCACAATTTTCTGAATTCAAGGATTTTCAAAAAAACTTACGATTTTTTGTTGACATCCATCTTATAGGGTGATATTATACATAACGTGCTCGAGAGATGCATGCAGAGGTATCGAAGTGGTCATAACGAGGCGGTCTTGAAAACCGTTTGTCCGCAAGGGCGCGTGGGTTCGAATCCCACCCTCTGCGCTGGATAAGGCAATCACGAAAGTGGTTGCCTTTTTTGTTATATTCATTTATATATTAGTGTTAGCCAGATGTATAAAGGAGGAATGTTATGCTTTACTTTCAATGTGATTATGCGCAGGGGTGTCATCCTAATATTTTAAAGGCTCTTGGAGAAACAAATATGCTTTCTACTTCGGGTTATGGAGAAGATCCATATTGTGAATCTGCAAAGGCAAAAATAAGAGACTACATTAATTGCCCTAATGCTGATATATATTTCTTAGTTGGTGGTACACAAACTAATCAAACAGTTATTGACTCTATGCTACAAAACTATGATGGTGTTGTAGCTGCAGCAACTGGTCATGTTGCAGTGCATGAAGCAGGTGCAATTGAATATAGTGGACACAAGGTTATAACTCTTCCTGGTCATGCAGGAAAGATTTATGCTGATGAATTAAAGCAAATGCTTGCAGATCATTATGCAGACGGGAGCTGTGAACATATGGTTAATCCAGGAATGGTTTATATATCATATCCAACTGAGTATGGCACATTGTATTCTAAAGCAGAGATGGAGGCTATTTATTCTATATGTAATGAATATGAGATACCTCTATTTATAGATGGGGCACGTTTAGCATATGGACTTGCTGCCGCAGACGATATGACTATGGCAGATATTGCTAAACTATGTGATGTATTTTACATTGGTGGAACAAAAGTCGGTGCTCTCTTTGGTGAAGCAGTTGTATTCACAAAGAACAATACACCTAAACATATGATTACTCAGATTAAACAGCATGGAGCTCTTCTTGCTAAGGGTAGATTGCTTGGTATTCAATTCGTAGAACTGTTTACTGATGATCTATATATGTCTATGGGAAGAAATGGTGTTAA
It contains:
- a CDS encoding DUF6715 family protein; the encoded protein is MKKVLRIGIAVICMVSLVVGYYAYLSRRNDSVSADDSVELSEVQAIISKDFDKNYPATPRAVVKWYNRIITAYYAEEFTQEELEQMADQARKLMDDELLQYNPKDTYIASLNLEIEDYHNRQRVIVSSSVSESGEVQYKKINGYECAFVSAYYFVREGSSYTRTYEDFCLRKDSDGNWKILTWRLSTEDEINGY
- the tsaD gene encoding tRNA (adenosine(37)-N6)-threonylcarbamoyltransferase complex transferase subunit TsaD — translated: MDTKEIKILAIESSCDETAAAVVVNGRDVRSNIISTQIPLHTLYGGVVPEIASRKHIERINQVIEQALEEADMGLEDMDAIAVTYGPGLVGALLVGVAEAKAIAFATGKPLIGVHHIEGHISANYIENKELKPPFLCLVVSGGHTHLVRVEDYGKYEILGRTRDDAAGEAFDKVARAIGLGYPGGPKIEKAAHEGNPHAITFTRPKVSDGVYDFSFSGLKSQVLNYINGAQMKGETVNDKDIAASFQQTVIDTLCEHAAMAIDEFGMDKFAIAGGVASNQTLRAAMEEMCKSKGVEFYHPSPILCTDNAAMIGAAGYYEYLAGRRDSWDLNAIPNLKLGER
- the ispD gene encoding 2-C-methyl-D-erythritol 4-phosphate cytidylyltransferase — protein: MNKFTAIVLAAGSGKRMEQEVPKQYMNIGGAPLMSHCLRTFQKSKVTQIVLVVAPGDVEKCRKEIIERYHIDKCIAIVEGGEERYDSVYAGLKAINDGYVLIHDCARAFVTEDIIHRCMSAVALYESCVVGMPTKDTIKITDTHRKVLDTPDRSTVWTVQTPQCFEYNLIRGAYDKIMPNADPSITDDAMMVEMATDHDVHMIQGSYMNIKVTTPEDATFGEAILRNHH
- a CDS encoding threonine aldolase family protein, which gives rise to MLYFQCDYAQGCHPNILKALGETNMLSTSGYGEDPYCESAKAKIRDYINCPNADIYFLVGGTQTNQTVIDSMLQNYDGVVAAATGHVAVHEAGAIEYSGHKVITLPGHAGKIYADELKQMLADHYADGSCEHMVNPGMVYISYPTEYGTLYSKAEMEAIYSICNEYEIPLFIDGARLAYGLAAADDMTMADIAKLCDVFYIGGTKVGALFGEAVVFTKNNTPKHMITQIKQHGALLAKGRLLGIQFVELFTDDLYMSMGRNGVKWADSIREDLRAKGYTLYMENPTNQIFVVMDNAKLEQLKENVVYDFWEKYDEAHTVIRIATSWGTTKEDVEALKKIL